The Planctomycetota bacterium genomic sequence GCAGCCCTTCATCGAGCCCCCCTTGCACGATGCCGAACTGTGCCTGGTCCGCGCGGGTGCCGGCATCGCGCGAGCGCCGCGCCCAGCGCAGCGTCCGTTCGAGCGCGTCGACAATAGTGTCGCGATCCGACGGCAGCGCCACCACATGGTCGAGCACCATCGCCACGTCGCTGCCGAGCATTTTCTGGATGGCGATCGCGCGCTCGGGAGTCAGCTCGACCAGCGAGCCGTCAATGTGCGAGCGGAAGATCGCGCCGGTTTCCGACACCCGGGTCATCTCGGCCAGGCTGAACAATTGGAAGCCGCCGCTGTCGGTCAGGATGGGGCCGGTCCACTGCATCATCGCGTGCAGGCCGCCGAGATCGCGCACCACCTCGGCCGACGGCCGCAAGGCCAGATGATAGGTGTTCCCCAGGATCATCTCGGCGCCGGTCGCGCGGACCTGGTCGATCGTCAATCCTTTGACGGTCCCTTGGGTGCCGACGGGCATGAAGGCTGGCGTCTCGACCGTGCCGTGCGGCAGTGAAAGCCGGCCGCGCCGCGCACCACCAGCCGCGTTGGCGCTGCCTGAGGCTACACCGCCGGTGTCGACGTGCAGCAACTGGAACGTGCAGGCCGGCGCGTTGCCCGTGGGCGCAGTCATTCGCCACCCTGCACGCTAAAGAAGTCGCTCGTGAGCAACAGTCAAGGCACGGCGATCAGTCGCCACGCAGCTTCAGTCCGTGCGTCGTGAGCTTCTCGCGCACTTCGTTCAAGCTGGTGACGCCAAAGTTCTTGCACTCGAGCAGCTCGTCACCGCTGCGACGTACCAGCTCAGCAATGGTCGTCATATTGAGACGAGCCATGCACTTGCGGGCACGCACCGACAGGTTCAGATCGGCAATCGGCTTGTTCAGCAGGGCCTGCTCGTCGGGCGACATGGTCGCCAACTCGGCGCTCAGATCGACGCGGGTCTTCTCGTGAGCGAACTGGCCGAGGCTCAACCCCTTGCTGTTGAGCATGTCCTTGATTTCGGTCAGCGAGGTCTCGCCGAAATTCTTGCTGGCCAGCAGTTCCTGCTCGGTCGCCCGAGTCAGATCGCCCAGCGTGTTGATGCCCATCTTTTGCAGGCAGTTGCGGCTGCGAACCGACAGCTCGAAATCGGTGACAGGAATGCTGAGCAACGTGTTCAGGCGATCGCGGCGGCGCTGGGCGTCTTCGTCGTAGAACATATCGCCCGAGGCCGAAGCGTCCTTCATGTACATGCGAGCCCGGGGGTCGCCGGGGAACACGTCGAGAATCCGCTGGTAGCACTGGCGAGCGCGGTCGTATTGCTGGCGGTCTTCGTACAACAGCCCCAGGTTCAACAGCGCGCCGTAGGTCGGCGGGAACTGGGCCACGCTCCGCTGATAAAGGTCGATGGCTTCGTCGTCGTTGCCGCGGCGGTCGTTCTCGAGGGCCAGACCGAACAACGCGCCCGGATGACGGGGATCGTTGTTCACGGCGCGCTCGAACAAGGCGACAACTTCGTGCGGGTTGCCACCGA encodes the following:
- the tgt gene encoding tRNA guanosine(34) transglycosylase Tgt is translated as MTAPTGNAPACTFQLLHVDTGGVASGSANAAGGARRGRLSLPHGTVETPAFMPVGTQGTVKGLTIDQVRATGAEMILGNTYHLALRPSAEVVRDLGGLHAMMQWTGPILTDSGGFQLFSLAEMTRVSETGAIFRSHIDGSLVELTPERAIAIQKMLGSDVAMVLDHVVALPSDRDTIVDALERTLRWARRSRDAGTRADQAQFGIVQGGLDEGLRVHCAAELVKLDFPGYAIGGLSVGEQPAEMYRAIEWTTPVLPVDKPRYLMGVGRPQDLLEAIARGIDMFDCVMPTRNGRNALAFTDAGPLRVRNQQFQRDTRPLEEDCPCLACRHSRGYLRHMFMAGEMLGPTLLSIHNLTYYQRLLARARAAIEANRFQEFRAERLAGWNKVAAEPEA
- a CDS encoding tetratricopeptide repeat protein, with translation MSQVLDQQQIVKSIVLSNSPFGPQDVTQLAQAIASDFSNYRLLNEAVQELEQKGDPSPAGKVRLGICYYLQGRYRLAEDTLVHADSGALAYFYLGKTRYARQDYPGALDAYQMAARAGYNSDACHLARAESQRAAGDLTETMKTLDGLSGAVEQSGEYLYQRGATVAAIGGNPHEVVALFERAVNNDPRHPGALFGLALENDRRGNDDEAIDLYQRSVAQFPPTYGALLNLGLLYEDRQQYDRARQCYQRILDVFPGDPRARMYMKDASASGDMFYDEDAQRRRDRLNTLLSIPVTDFELSVRSRNCLQKMGINTLGDLTRATEQELLASKNFGETSLTEIKDMLNSKGLSLGQFAHEKTRVDLSAELATMSPDEQALLNKPIADLNLSVRARKCMARLNMTTIAELVRRSGDELLECKNFGVTSLNEVREKLTTHGLKLRGD